Proteins encoded by one window of Arachis ipaensis cultivar K30076 chromosome B04, Araip1.1, whole genome shotgun sequence:
- the LOC107639011 gene encoding protein DEHYDRATION-INDUCED 19 homolog 7, translating to MDSDSWISARLSTASRRYYSRSDLYVGGVHEDSDGGGGGGGGGGDDFRAEFLCPFCADEYDVVGLCCHIDEDHPREAKNGVCPVCAKKVGMDLVGHITTQHGNFLRVQRKRRLRKGSSSSTFSILRKELREGALQSLLGGSSFISSSNSEPDPLLSSFIFNPVLSDESESAQPCPSIEAALVKESSNKSSLERKPQQVQLSDEDKVEKARRFEFVQGLLMSTILDDNL from the exons ATGGACTCCGATTCCTGGATTTCCGCTCGTCTCTCCACCGCTTCACGCCGTTACTATTCTCGATCTG ATCTGTATGTTGGCGGTGTTCACGAGGATTCCGATGGCGGAGGTGGTGGTGGCGGAGGAGGAGGCGATGATTTCAGGGCGGAGTTTCTTTGCCCCTTTTGTGCCGACGAGTACGACGTCGTTGGACTCTGCTGCCACATTGACGAGGACCATCCTCGAGAAGCCAAAAACGGG GTGTGTCCAGTCTGTGCGAAAAAGGTGGGGATGGATCTTGTCGGACATATTACTACACAACATGGGAATTTTTTAAGA GTGCAGCGAAAAAGGAGGCTCAGGAAAGGAAGCTCTAGTTCAACATTTTCTATATTgagaaaagaattgagagaagGAGCCTTGCAGTCCCTTCTTGGAGGTTCTTCCTTCATATCTTCCTCCAATTCTGAGCCAGATCCTCTGTTGTCGTCATTCATTTTTAACCCAGTTTTATCCGATGAGTCTGAAAGTGCACAACCTTGTCCTTCCATTGAAGCTGCCCTAGTAAAAGAAAGCTCAAATAAGAGTTCCTTGGAAAG AAAACCTCAACAGGTACAGCTGTCAGACGAGGATAAAGTAGAGAAAGCGCGGAGGTTTGAGTTTGTTCAAGGGCTGCTCATGTCGACAATTCTTGACGATAACTTATAA
- the LOC107639012 gene encoding class-10 pathogenesis-related protein 1 has translation MGVVTQEYATPAAVPPARLFKAMSLDIHNLFPKIVEPIQSIEFTQGDGGAGTIKKLTILEGGESKYVLHRVDEIDAEKFVYNFSIIGGTGLAETLEKIQFESQLVETPNGGSLRKVHVQFFTKGDAKMSEQDLKASQAKVEGLVKLVETFLLANPDY, from the exons ATGGGTGTTGTTACTCAAGAATATGCTACCCCTGCTGCTGTGCCACCTGCTAGGCTATTCAAAGCCATGTCTTTAGATATTCACAATCTCTTCCCTAAGATTGTTGAACCCATTCAAAGTATTGAGTTCACTCAGGGAGATGGAGGTGCTGGAACCATCAAGAAGCTCACCATCCTTGAAG GTGGGGAAAGCAAGTATGTTCTTCACAGAGTGGATGAAATTGATGCTGAAAAGTTTGTGTACAACTTCAGCATAATTGGGGGAACAGGGTTGGCTGAGACATTGGAGAAGATCCAATTTGAAAGCCAATTGGTGGAAACACCCAATGGAGGGTCCCTTAGGAAGGTTCATGTTCAGTTCTTCACAAAGGGTGATGCTAAGATGAGTGAACAAGACCTTAAGGCTTCTCAAGCCAAAGTGGAAGGCCTTGTTAAGCTTGTTGAGACTTTCCTTTTGGCTAATCCTGATTATTag
- the LOC107639013 gene encoding class-10 pathogenesis-related protein 1, which produces MGVVTQEYATPVAVPPARLFKAMCLDFHNLIPKIVESIQSIEFTHGDGGAGTIKKLTILEGGESKYILHRVDEIDAEKFVYNFSIIGGTGLVETLEKVQFESQMVEAPNGGSLRKVHIQFFTKGDAKMSEQDLKTSQTKVEGVVKLVEAFLLANPDY; this is translated from the exons ATGGGTGTTGTTACTCAGGAATATGCTACTCCTGTTGCTGTGCCTCCTGCGAGGCTCTTCAAAGCCATGTGTTTAGATTTTCACAATCTCATCCCCAAGATCGTCGAATCCATTCAAAGTATTGAATTCACTCACGGTGATGGAGGTGCTGGAACCATCAAGAAGCTCACCATCCTTGAAG GTGGGGAAAGCAAGTATATTCTTCACAGAGTGGATGAAATTGATGCTGAAAAGTTTGTGTACAACTTCAGCATAATTGGGGGAACAGGGTTGGTTGAGACATTGGAGAAGGTCCAATTTGAGAGCCAAATGGTGGAAGCACCCAATGGAGGGTCCCTTAGGAAGGTTCATATTCAGTTCTTCACAAAGGGTGATGCTAAGATGAGTGAACAAGACCTTAAGACTTCTCAAACCAAAGTGGAAGGTGTTGTTAAGCTTGTTGAGGCTTTCCTTTTGGCTAATCctgattattaa